From Treponema vincentii F0403, the proteins below share one genomic window:
- a CDS encoding DUF1850 domain-containing protein codes for MERLFIEVRRMRAVLCRYMMYMLIAASLLHTSCSSAETIEISNQITKEAYLSHIVKAGDILSFEWEHSFEHVLWKEFYRVTDEHTFKLFTIAVQGFGAGIPAEMDCTYRYEDGFIYMENIEGSVFKEFNWIHSQTQLKQITLNDTVLIWGTELPQRAKIRLALQRSTSWLQKIP; via the coding sequence ATGGAACGGCTTTTTATCGAAGTGCGGCGGATGCGTGCGGTTTTATGTCGGTATATGATGTATATGCTTATTGCCGCTTCGCTGCTGCACACAAGCTGTTCCTCCGCTGAGACAATTGAAATTTCCAATCAGATAACGAAGGAAGCTTACCTGAGTCACATAGTGAAGGCGGGTGATATTCTTTCATTTGAATGGGAACATTCATTTGAACATGTCTTGTGGAAAGAATTTTATCGGGTAACCGATGAACATACTTTTAAACTCTTTACCATTGCCGTTCAAGGTTTCGGCGCCGGCATTCCGGCCGAAATGGATTGTACCTATCGATATGAGGATGGGTTCATCTATATGGAAAATATAGAAGGAAGCGTGTTTAAAGAGTTTAATTGGATTCATTCGCAAACGCAACTCAAACAAATAACCCTCAACGATACCGTGCTTATATGGGGTACAGAACTTCCCCAAAGAGCAAAAATACGGCTTGCCTTACAAAGGAGTACATCTTGGCTACAGAAAATACCGTAG
- a CDS encoding TRAP transporter permease codes for MATENTVDQQALLEEFERESRTRNFVNPIFAKLLKWTALLVTFYHLAYASGYIRPETLRHRSIHVGMILFMTFAIYPAFKRSSRKVIAWYDYILMILSVVIPVYMWVNYQAIIDRVGDANLTDVIMGTILVALVIEAARRITGWALPIIGIIFMIYALMGARQGLIPINVPGLFLHRGFKWPKLIGHLFSNTEGIYGTSVNVSSTYIFLFIVFGEIMNKCGMGKFFNDIAIGLAGHTKGGPAKVAVIAAGLLGSINGSAIANVVTTGSFTIPLMKKIGYSKEFAGAVSSTASVGGQLLPPIMGAAAFIMAETLGIKYKEIVVAAAIPALIYYLGIIFQIQLRASKDKLDGMPKDQLPKVKETLKMYWHLTIPILFLVYMLFFSGYTVIKGAFLTILLTIVIAQLKKETRMSLKDIEDAFVASAKSTVSVAIACACVGIVIGVSSLTGFTINMASAIISLGGKSLLLTLVFTMVTCMLLGMGLPSIPAYIITVTIAAPALIELGIVPLAAHLFCFYFAMFANITPPVALASFAAAGISGGNPMKTGIVSIKLALAGFIIPYMFVYNNQLLLMDTNILQGIQVTITACVGVFLISAAVEGYFHTKANILMRLLMLAGAFLLIDSALLTDLAGVGIFVASIFIQRILARREARRAAA; via the coding sequence TTGGCTACAGAAAATACCGTAGATCAGCAGGCTCTATTGGAAGAATTTGAACGGGAAAGCAGAACCAGAAACTTTGTTAACCCGATCTTTGCAAAGCTTCTCAAATGGACTGCACTGTTGGTTACCTTTTACCATTTGGCTTATGCTTCCGGTTATATCCGGCCGGAGACATTGCGCCATCGTTCCATCCACGTCGGTATGATTTTATTTATGACCTTTGCAATTTACCCTGCCTTTAAAAGATCGAGCAGAAAGGTTATCGCATGGTACGATTACATACTGATGATATTATCCGTTGTCATTCCTGTTTATATGTGGGTAAATTATCAGGCTATCATCGATAGAGTAGGGGATGCAAACCTGACCGATGTCATCATGGGTACGATATTGGTTGCGTTGGTGATAGAGGCCGCGCGGCGGATTACCGGTTGGGCGTTACCGATTATCGGGATTATCTTTATGATCTATGCGCTGATGGGCGCACGGCAGGGGCTTATTCCGATAAACGTACCGGGGCTGTTCCTGCATAGAGGTTTTAAATGGCCTAAACTGATCGGACACCTCTTTTCAAACACCGAAGGTATTTACGGAACATCGGTCAACGTTTCTTCAACGTATATTTTCTTATTCATCGTATTCGGCGAGATTATGAATAAGTGCGGAATGGGGAAATTCTTTAACGATATCGCTATCGGTTTGGCCGGCCATACTAAAGGCGGCCCTGCAAAGGTAGCCGTTATTGCGGCAGGGTTACTGGGAAGTATCAACGGGTCGGCAATTGCGAACGTCGTTACGACCGGTTCGTTTACCATTCCTTTGATGAAGAAAATCGGATACAGCAAAGAGTTTGCCGGTGCGGTTTCGTCGACCGCATCAGTAGGAGGGCAGCTGTTGCCGCCGATTATGGGCGCGGCTGCCTTTATCATGGCGGAAACGCTCGGCATTAAATACAAAGAGATTGTCGTTGCGGCGGCCATTCCTGCGCTCATTTACTATTTGGGTATTATCTTTCAGATCCAGCTGCGGGCGTCGAAAGATAAACTGGACGGTATGCCGAAAGACCAACTACCTAAGGTAAAAGAAACGCTGAAGATGTACTGGCATCTGACCATTCCGATTTTATTCTTGGTTTATATGCTGTTCTTCAGCGGTTATACCGTTATTAAAGGCGCTTTTTTAACGATCCTTTTAACCATTGTTATTGCGCAGCTTAAAAAAGAAACGCGCATGAGCTTGAAGGACATAGAGGATGCGTTTGTCGCTTCCGCAAAGTCGACGGTATCGGTGGCGATTGCCTGTGCCTGTGTCGGTATCGTTATCGGAGTGTCGAGCTTAACCGGTTTTACCATCAATATGGCAAGCGCGATTATCTCGCTCGGCGGAAAGAGCTTGCTTTTGACGCTGGTCTTTACGATGGTAACCTGTATGCTGCTTGGCATGGGGTTGCCGAGTATTCCCGCGTATATCATTACGGTAACGATTGCAGCGCCTGCGCTCATCGAGCTGGGGATTGTGCCTTTGGCGGCTCATCTGTTCTGCTTCTACTTTGCAATGTTCGCCAATATTACGCCGCCGGTTGCGCTTGCCTCGTTTGCGGCCGCAGGTATATCGGGCGGTAATCCGATGAAGACGGGCATCGTATCCATTAAGCTGGCGCTTGCCGGTTTTATTATCCCGTATATGTTCGTCTACAATAATCAGCTGTTATTAATGGATACGAATATTTTGCAGGGTATCCAAGTTACGATTACCGCATGCGTCGGTGTCTTTTTAATCAGCGCCGCTGTAGAAGGGTATTTCCATACAAAGGCAAATATTCTTATGCGGCTGCTTATGCTGGCAGGAGCATTCCTGCTTATCGACAGCGCCTTATTAACCGACCTTGCCGGTGTCGGCATCTTTGTCGCTTCCATCTTTATTCAGCGCATACTCGCGCGGAGAGAGGCACGGCGCGCTGCTGCATAG
- a CDS encoding radical SAM protein, protein MIRDFCCAEYENCTACPKRCGVNRNAGERGLCGETAELRIAWAGLHFGEEPPVSGAGGSGTIFLTGCNLRCVFCQNFQISQDGMGRAVTEQEFIEICLMLQEAGAENINIVTGSHAVPALGAGLRAAKQHGLTIPVVWNSSAYETAEALKSIADAVDGWLPDLKTLNTETSRRVFAAPDYPEQACTAIETMARLSPLIITPPDERYPFGKMLSGVIVRHLALPGKLEDSQAVLRWFAQKLKGKALLSLMTQYTPITANPKARHIDVFSNRLLNESEDLTLRTFLEDLNIDDGFYQELVSDLDWLPDFNRVQTFSSTLSKPLWHWKTGRLN, encoded by the coding sequence GTGATACGGGATTTTTGCTGCGCAGAATACGAGAATTGCACTGCATGCCCCAAGCGCTGCGGAGTAAATAGAAACGCCGGAGAGCGGGGCCTTTGCGGAGAAACGGCAGAGCTGCGCATTGCGTGGGCCGGCTTGCACTTCGGTGAAGAGCCTCCTGTCAGCGGCGCGGGCGGTTCGGGAACGATATTCCTTACAGGCTGTAATCTCCGTTGCGTTTTTTGCCAGAACTTTCAAATTTCACAAGACGGAATGGGGCGCGCGGTAACCGAGCAGGAATTTATTGAAATATGCCTGATGCTGCAGGAAGCGGGAGCGGAAAACATCAACATCGTTACGGGCAGCCATGCGGTACCTGCTTTGGGGGCGGGGCTCCGTGCAGCAAAACAGCACGGCTTAACCATTCCCGTCGTATGGAATTCCTCCGCGTACGAAACGGCGGAAGCGCTCAAATCGATTGCGGATGCGGTCGACGGCTGGCTGCCCGACCTGAAAACGCTTAACACCGAAACCTCCCGCCGTGTTTTTGCCGCACCCGATTATCCCGAACAAGCGTGCACCGCAATCGAGACAATGGCACGACTTTCTCCCCTCATCATTACACCTCCCGATGAGCGCTATCCGTTCGGAAAAATGCTGTCGGGCGTTATCGTACGGCACCTCGCACTTCCGGGAAAATTGGAGGATTCGCAGGCGGTTCTTCGGTGGTTTGCACAAAAACTCAAAGGCAAGGCATTGCTTTCGCTGATGACACAGTATACACCCATCACGGCGAATCCTAAGGCACGGCACATCGACGTTTTTTCAAACCGCCTGCTCAACGAATCGGAAGACCTCACACTGCGTACCTTTCTTGAAGATTTAAACATCGACGACGGGTTTTATCAGGAATTGGTGAGCGATTTGGACTGGCTTCCCGATTTTAACCGCGTGCAAACCTTTTCATCCACGCTTTCAAAACCGCTCTGGCATTGGAAAACAGGCCGGCTGAACTAG